The genomic segment CTGAATAGTGACATTCCATTTTTCTCACTTTAGTTTCTCTTCCTGCCTTTTAGGAGAAAAATTACCGATCTTTCAAAAATCAATAGAACAACTGAAACAGGGTGAATTACAAATTTGTTTGCTCATTGTAGTAACTAATGCAATATTTGAACGGAAGCACATAAGAAAGCACCAAACACATGCATTTCTACAAACCACAAACTTTGCAAGTTTAGGCAGTCCTCGTATAGTCATATTTGTATGTCTTCTATGTTTTTTCCAAAATCCAGTCATTTTTCGCTTTCCACGGGGATATTTCattaggaaagaaaaaaaaaaccagtaCACTAGTTCTATTATATCTTTGTTGCTGTTTAAACACTAGCTTCATTATTTAATGTGCACAGCATTTGTTCTTTCAAATTAGAATAGTCAACAAATTAGTTTATGCAATATCAATAATACAAAATTCTTCGTACCTTCTGTTAGTATCACCTATACTTATTTGAGCTCCAAATGGGAATATTTTCTCAACAGTCCCTTCCAAAAGGGCTCCCTCCCGGAGATATAACATTCGCTGCAAATTAACATGCAACTTTCTATAATGAAAAACAGAAGCAAGGGAGtaaaatgagtatatatatatatatataaacatatggtATGACTTATGAGGGAGAGTTGCAAGCTAAAGAAAATTTTGCATAAAACTGACCCAAGCTTCCTTCTCACTTAGTATTAGGTCATTGTTAGATTCATTTATTCGAGAAATGAGCACATGAAGCCGCTGACCCACCTATATCATTAAGAAAGCAATTAAGAAACATACACTATTATATAAAGAAAGAACCTACATAAGTATAGCCAATgtggaaaataaaaaataaataaaaacctaAACTCAATTTAATCAAGAGAGACATAAGTTGGAAGAAATTTTTTTGCAGGACGGTaagagaaagaaggaaaaaaaggTTAAAAAGGAAGACATCTTCCGTCTCCTTTTACTAGTATTCTATCATCAGATGTGTTTTCTAAGAGCTTTTCAACATTTCCAATGCTGGAAAAGAAAGCTAGTAAAATGACTGTTCATATCCAGTTCACGATACCATAGAGCTATATAATGTGCAAGTATTAGCTTAAAATGACAATTATGGCCATttactttcttcttcttttttgtcaAATTTCATTAATGCAAGGGGCTATAACAGCTATTCTTTCCATTGTAAATTCACCCGTCagtattaaaaaaaacatattctaTGCATAGGCTTGAAGCCAAAAGGATGTGAACTAATGGAACAGAAGCCAATAAGATCTCCAAATCTGTTGCAAGCAACAAGAATGCCATATAGAAATAAACAAAATCCTCATTTAAAAAAAGGACAAAATCTCTTCTTTTGCATTTACAAGAAATCTGCTACTTCCCCATAGTTATATTATAACCAAATTGTGAGTTTAGACGACACAAAATGATGAACATGTTGTAAGTCACAATTATACTCATAATTTATGAGATAACAATTCCAAGATATAAAAGAGTTTATTTATCTGAACAGCAGGACTCGTATTTATCTCAAAGTATAACCAGCCTAACAAAGATTCAAGGACAATGCTAAATGGAGCTGTATTGTAAGAACACActgataaaataaaattaaaaaaatatacatcaTGTGAATTGAACATAATTTTATACTACATTAGGTTCTAAATTTATTACCACAGTCTGTCAACTTAAGGTCATTCATCTAAAAGGTCCTACATTATAGTTTCATAATAGTAGTTTTCATTGATTGTAAAATACATTTGTGTAGCTAAATTAAAAATCATAATCTACAAGCAAGCAAGATTAAAACAAGAAAATATCTAGAAGATTCaacttactttttctttcaaGTCACCAAAGTTGTTTATTCTATTCACTAATTCAGCTTTGGGAATGAAACCTCTCAAACCCTGCAAAATAAGATTCAAATTTGGCACCAATTAGACAACAAAAGAAATTAAATGAATAAGCAAATACATAGAAACCCAACACGCTAACCTCAATTCTTGTTAGAAGGCCTCCAGTATTCCACTCTGTAATTCTAACCTCAACAGGTTCATTTAATTGTTTTATCTGTCAAAGATAAAAAAGCATGAAAACACAaagtaaaaaaacaaaacaagaaaGCTTCAGCAACAAGTTTGAGTGACACTGAAAGCAAAAATCATGATAATTTGTTACAGAAACAAagtaaaaaatagataaaaagaATCAATATAACATTAATCCCAATCCAGATTAAATAACTTGAAATCAATAAGCTCAATCCATTATGAGCACCATCCAAGACTACCCCAGACAATTAGGAATGTGCATTAAAGAGAAAACAACAAAACATCCAACAAAGAGAGAAGAGAACCTGCCTCACTCGGTGCCAAGCCATCCGGCGGAAGAGCCTTCTAGTTGAGAGCAATGGCCGGCCACTGAGTGTTCTTCCAAGAACCTCAGCAAACAAAACAGTGCCAACCTCCACAGGTGGCTTCCATGGTGTTGGTCTTTCATTAGCTTCATCATATTTCACAATTCCCATTTTCCCACTAACAAAAAACTCCTCAGCATCACTATTTGGATCACACAACAAGTATTCCATCTCTTTATCATACAAAGGCATCACCTCCTTAGTTAACATTGTACCCAAAAAGTCTGCCCCAACATTCACATCAAGCTTATTCTCATTGCCAGAAACAACAACTCCAACCACAAAGTCACCAGGTTTGGGCTCATAATAAGAAATATTCACCTTTTTCTCTTCCTTCTGCTCCTCCTCATCCTCATAATCCGACTCACTTCTTTCTTCAGATACTCCCATGCCATCTTCCTCTTCTGTCAGTTTGTTCACCCCATCTGTTGAGAAAAATTTCAAAAAAGGCGCTAAAGCCTCATCTTTATCAACTTTTACAACACTTTCTTCCGAAGTAGACTCATTATCATTACTATCATCTCTAACCAGTGGGGATGGTTTATCTAGTAAACTAAAATCTCCATTGTCTCTAGCTTTATCCTCTTCTGGCTTATTAGACAAATGGGTACTCGAGAAACCATCAAAAACATCGTTTCTAGAGCAAAAACTCAAGTGGGTGCTTCTCAAAACTGGAAAATTCTTAGAGAAAACTGAGCTTGCAAGCGAACTAGAGGAGGTTTTAGTAACTGGGCATTTCGAAAATCCACGAAAGGTTAAGGTTTCGAGTGAGTTGTGAACAAAATCTAAAGTAGTAGTAAGCGGTGGACCTGGTTGAAGGAGGAGTTgcatcttctttcttcttcttcttcttatcttACGAACCTCATGAGCTCTGTTCCTCAGACTCTCCGGAGTTGAGAAAATGATATTTGGTTTGGGTTTAACATCAGAATGAGATTGAGGTTTGGTTTGGTTTCCCCGGCCTGTTTTATCCGACTAGTCTTTGTCAGTTGTTGGATTTTGTGTTAGAAGTTTGGATGGACATGTGTTACCTTCGTCACTACCACTTTCCTTTTCAAATGATGAATCATACCACTTAATTCATAATTAAGATTTTTACCACTttttttatggaaaaaaaaaCTCCAGTACATTTTTAGTTTACTAGTAAAATATACTGTAGATTtatttattatgataaatatattgtttattataaaaGTGGTGTAAATCAGATGAATATATAGTATGGTATAAATCATTGATGTATATTCAAAATGGTgattatctaaataatattataagaGCATCTCCAATCACATTAGCTAAATTTTTTTCTAGCTAAAAAGTAACTTACTTTGTAATTTTCATCACTCTAAGAGCAACTCCAACCACACTAgccaaataatatttaaattttagctaaaataaaaaaaagctaTTTTAGCTAGCCACTTTCAATGTGATCATTCCAACCATGCTCTCCATAATAACTAAAGttgattaatttaataatttttacaaATTTAGATTTCCAACATAGatcaatttaataaattttatattattaattccaaactttttttattattaaaataatgtcTCATCAATTTGGCTAGCTACTTCACATTAGTTAAATTTGGCTAGTCAAAAAGTAAAATGTTATTATAGCTAGTCTAATGGGTATATCGTTTGAGTGgtaaaaagtttaaaaaaatgtCACATCACTAGCTAAAATAGCTAATTGTTTAAGATGGCTAGCAAGGTTGGAGTTGCTCTAAGAGAGACCtcgtattttagtcattttagttTTTACATTTTTTTGCTCTCACAATGTAGAGAGCACTCATGACTAGCTAaactatattttattattattttatcatcattattactattttataaatattttaataaaaaatatatttattgaaCAAGAAATGTTAAAGGACAATAATGATGCCCAACACCATCATAAGTTGTTGTACTGCTATTGGTGTAATTTAATATCGAGtctcacatattttaatttaataactaTTATATAAAGCTATTAACCACTTATGAAGCGCTATCTCATAGTGGTGTTGGGCATCATTGGTGCCTAATATCAATGCTCTTATTGAACCAAAGTgcattctataaaaaaaaaatattaaacttgttacacccagatttcgagccttgagaattgtgatctcgaaagttggattcgtcaggtgtgagctcgcaatatctagaatacgtgttcgcaacctaggcgcCGAACCTTCAaaacaggtggcaacctcgaaatGGCGATCTCAAAGCCTTGCAAGCTCGGAAGACAGAACATTGTGATACGTCCATTGTCGtg from the Humulus lupulus chromosome X, drHumLupu1.1, whole genome shotgun sequence genome contains:
- the LOC133803455 gene encoding protein PIGMENT DEFECTIVE 338, chloroplastic, which gives rise to MQLLLQPGPPLTTTLDFVHNSLETLTFRGFSKCPVTKTSSSSLASSVFSKNFPVLRSTHLSFCSRNDVFDGFSSTHLSNKPEEDKARDNGDFSLLDKPSPLVRDDSNDNESTSEESVVKVDKDEALAPFLKFFSTDGVNKLTEEEDGMGVSEERSESDYEDEEEQKEEKKVNISYYEPKPGDFVVGVVVSGNENKLDVNVGADFLGTMLTKEVMPLYDKEMEYLLCDPNSDAEEFFVSGKMGIVKYDEANERPTPWKPPVEVGTVLFAEVLGRTLSGRPLLSTRRLFRRMAWHRVRQIKQLNEPVEVRITEWNTGGLLTRIEGLRGFIPKAELVNRINNFGDLKEKVGQRLHVLISRINESNNDLILSEKEAWRMLYLREGALLEGTVEKIFPFGAQISIGDTNRRGLLHISNISQRQITAVSDLLAVGEKVKVLVVKSMFPDKISLSTAELESEPGLFITNKERVFSEAATMAKKYREKLPPYIATGESEPLPNDTLFFENEAKMYANWNWFKFERD